Below is a window of Manis javanica isolate MJ-LG chromosome 2, MJ_LKY, whole genome shotgun sequence DNA.
GGGACTGGAGCACACTGAAGTCCTTTGTGTGCGCCTGGAACCTGGACCGGCGTGGCCTGAACCCCCGGCAGCCGTCGGCAGTGGTAGAGGTGCCCAGCGCTGTCATGTGCCTGGCCTTCCACCCCACGCAGCCATCCCGCATTGCAGGTGAGCCTCCCAGCCTGCAGAGGGCCACCAAAGGGGGGCTCTCCATTGGGCCCTTAGTCCCTGGGCACGGCCAGGGCAAGTCCACTCAGGGGTAGAGAGGGGCAGACTTGACCCCTGGGTTCCGGTGGGATGATGAGAGGCCTGTACTGGGCATGGAGCTCAGGACAAAGCAGGTCCTCAGCTGAGCTGGGGCTGTGTGGCCTGGTCAGGACAAGAGGCAGGACAAAGCAGGTGCCACTGGGGAGCTGTCAGTGGTCAGAGGAGCCACCCGTGTTGGGAGAGTGGGGGTCATGCTTTCCCGAGGGAATGAGAATGGCAGGGTGTGGTCAGGGGGGAGCAGGCTGGCCGTGGGGAAGGTTCCCTGGGTGGGGCACAGCAGACAGAGTGTGGGCCTGGAGATAGGATTTTTCCTCAGAATGATTTTGGGCCAGTGGCTCCATGTCTTGACTCGGTGAGCAAGAGGGCCGGGACCTGGCCGGGAAGCCAGGCTGCTGGGTGTGAATCAGCTTCTGCCCAGGTCCGCTTGGTCCCACAGGGGGACTGTACAGTGGTGAGGTGCTGGTGTGGGACCTGAGCCACCCTGAGGACCCGCTGCTCTGGCGCACGGGCCTGACGGacgacacacacacagaccccgTGAACCAGGTGGGAGCTGGAGCTGCCGGGCAGTCAGGGAGGCACCAGCCCCTTCTCTGAGCTGGGCCTTGCCCTCCTGGGCCCAACTTGAGGCAGAGCAGAAGAGAGGGCGCCCACTTGGCACAGCTGTGGAAGAAGGTCACCAGGGAGTTGGCAGTCAGACAGCTGCCTTCGGCATTCCCAGAGCAGCCGGGGCCTGAGTCACACCCTTGCCCCCAGCAGTGAGGGCTTCCCAGCTGGCCGGGCTTTCTGCTGAGACTAGGGGAGGAACCCTGGAACCCTCTGGGCCTACTCCCTGGTGGGTGAGGTGGCCCCGGGGCCTCCCCCggaatctttttgtttttacccctggaagagaagaggaaggtgggggtggagggagctaCCTGGCCTTGCTGGGAGGTAGGGCTTGGCCGTGGAGTGGCAGCTCTCTCACCCTGCCCGTGCCGTTGTCCCAGGTGGTTTGGCTTCCGGATCCGAGGCACGGCCACCGCTTCCAGGTGCTGAGTGTGGCCACCGACGGGAAGGTGCTGCTTTGGCAGGGGGTCGGGGCGGGCCAGCTGCAGCTCGCCGACGGCTTTGCCCTGGCGGTGCAGCAGCTCCCGAGGAGCACCAAGCTGAAGAAGGTAGGTGGGGGCTGAGGCCGCTGCCCCTGGGGACAGCCTGCAGGCAGCCCTGGATGCGGGAGCTCCCCAGCAAGTTGGCGGCTGGGCAGGCATGGCCACCAGAGCTGCCAGCGGAGCACTTGCCGTGTGACTTCTTTGGGCCACAGCACCCACTCTTGTCCCTGGGCTCTTTTAGGACACCATAGCCGGTCTCTCAGGTCTGCCCTGCTATTGGTTTCTCCACAGCCTCCGCGGGGGGAGACTGAGGTGGGCGCCACAGCGGTGGCTTTCTCCAGCTTTGACCCCAGCCTTTTTGTTCTGGGCACGGAAGGCGGCTTCCCACTCAAGTGTTCCCTGGCAGCGGAAGAGGCCGCCCTCACACGGGTGCCTCACTCAGTGCCTCTGCGCGCCCCGGTCCAGTTCACCTTCTCTCCCCACGGCGGTCCTGTCTACTCAGTGAGCTGCTCTCCCTTCCACAGGTAGGGAGGGCCCTGGCCTGGGGCTTCTCTGCCACAGCCACAGGGCCTCTGGCACTGGGAGGGCATGGGCATCCCTCCAGGCCATGCTGCAGAACTGCTTAAAGGACCTGCAGGTTGTCCTGGGCCCACTTGAGGCCTAGTGGTTGGCCCCAAGGAGTCAGTCCCTCTACCCAGGACTCCAGGTCTGTGGGTCCGGGGAGGCCTTTCAGGAGCCTGACAGCTCAGGTGTCCGGCGAGGAGGTCCCAGCCACACCTGGACTCATCCCTTTGTCTGGCTGCTCTGCATCCCATCTAGGAATCTCTTCCTGAGTGCAGGGACCGACGGCCACGTCCACCTGTACTCCATgctgcaggcccagcccctggcGTCCCTGCAGCTGTCCCACAAGTACCTGTTTGCCGTACGCTGGTCCCCAGTGCGCCCTTTGGTGTTTGCCGCTGCTTCTGGGGAAGGTAGGAGATGGGACCCAGGCTTTAAGTGACAGGTGCAGCACGGGCCTGGAATTCTGGGTGGAGGAGCGGCTGCATGAGGGTGAGGATGACTCCCCCTTGGGGAAGAGCTTAACTGGGCGGCAGCTGTGTCCTCTAGGGTTCCTCTTCCCAAGGGCACAGGGATCTGCAGAGGGTTGGGCTGGTGCTCTGGGCCTCTTACTGACTCTCTCGCACTAAAGGTGACGTGCAGCTGTTTGATCTCCAGAAGAGCTCCCAGAAGCCCACAGTTTCAATCAAGCAGACCCAGGATGAAAGCCCTGTTTACTGTCTTGAGTTTAATTGCCAGCAGACCCAGCTGCTGGCTGCTGGTGATGCCAAGGGCACAGTGAAGGTATGGCGGCTGAGCACCGAGTTCACCGAACAGGGGCCCCGGGAAACG
It encodes the following:
- the DYNC2I2 gene encoding cytoplasmic dynein 2 intermediate chain 2 encodes the protein MAPIASSPQSCSLEARGRRSRRSAPAREGGAVSKATRAQPRQLCRAGHPDAAALATGGAASAEGPGRPGPLQDETLGVISVPSQWRGVQGIRGVTKSCQTDSLATAEASSQTRKRADAEVQTEARMPVSVPSGSRPDSPRLAAFLQRVEGMVIRELNKNWQSHAFDGFEVNWTEQQPTVTCLHTLGYPPAQGQGLHVTSVSWNTTGSVVACAYGRLDDGDWSTLKSFVCAWNLDRRGLNPRQPSAVVEVPSAVMCLAFHPTQPSRIAGGLYSGEVLVWDLSHPEDPLLWRTGLTDDTHTDPVNQVVWLPDPRHGHRFQVLSVATDGKVLLWQGVGAGQLQLADGFALAVQQLPRSTKLKKPPRGETEVGATAVAFSSFDPSLFVLGTEGGFPLKCSLAAEEAALTRVPHSVPLRAPVQFTFSPHGGPVYSVSCSPFHRNLFLSAGTDGHVHLYSMLQAQPLASLQLSHKYLFAVRWSPVRPLVFAAASGEGDVQLFDLQKSSQKPTVSIKQTQDESPVYCLEFNCQQTQLLAAGDAKGTVKVWRLSTEFTEQGPRETEGLDQLAAEAAP